The genomic interval AACGCCGGCGTCCAGGCACGGGCCTTGGGGCTGGCGCCGCGTCTCGGTAAGAAGCTGGAGGGGGCAAAGGCATAGCGGTGGCCCACAGCACCACCATTCCGGCGCAAGAGGCGGCGCAGAAGCGCGCCGGCGCGCCCGCAGGCGGCAGCGGCTGGCTGCTGCCCTCGGCATCGCTGTGGTGGCGGGAGATCGTCCGCTTCTACCGGCAGCGGAGCCGCGTCATCGGAGTGATCCTCTCGCCGCTGCTGTTCTGGCTGGTGATCGGCTCCGGGTTCGGTACCTCGTTCCGCAGCCAGGATGGCGCCGGCCATTACCTGGAATATTTCTTTCCCGGCGCCCTGACCATGATCGTGCTCTTCACCTCCATCTTCGCCATGATGTCGGTGATCGAGGACCGCAAGGAAGGATTCCTCCTCTCCGTGTTGGTCGCTCCCATCAGCCGCACCGTGATCGTGCTGGGAAAGGTGCTGGGCGGGACGACCCTGGCGGCCCTGCAAGGACTCATCTTCCTGATATTTGCGCCCTTCATCGGGGTGCATCTTGGGCTGGCACAGTTCGGGCTGGTGGTGGTGATCACCTTGCTGCTGTCGTTCGCCCTCACTGCACTGGGATTCGCCATCGCCTGGAAGATGGACTCGACCCAGGGGTTCCACGCCATCGTCAACCTGCTGCTGATCCCGCTCTGGCTGCTGTCCGGAGCGTTGTTTCCGCTGAGCGGGGCGTCCGGGTGGATCAGGGTTGTGATGCGCGCCAATCCGCTCACCTACGGCAACGAAGGCATCCGCGCGGTGCTCTTTCCCGGCAGCTCCGCGGCCGAGTTTCCGGTCGCCACCTGTCTCTGGGTGCTGTTGGGGTTCTCCGTAGCGGTCTTTTCGGTCGCATTCTTCCTGGCCAACCGGCGGAGCACCAAACCAGCTGCGTGATGCCCGACTACGCGATCTTCCCTGCCCTGAACGCCGGCCTGAACGCCACCAGCGCCGTGCTGATCACGACCGGCATCGGGCTGATCCGGGCGGGCAGGCGAACGGCGCATCGCGGCGTAATGATCGCCGCCGTCGTGTCCTCCACATTCTTTCTGGCTTCTTATCTTTATTACCACTACCACGTGGGATCGGTGCGGTTCACCGGCCAAGGATGGATCCGGCCGCTGTACTTCGCCATCCTGTTCACCCACACCGTGCTGGCGGCAACGGTGGTGCCGCTGGTGATCGTCACCCTGGCGCGCGCCTTGGGCGGGCGCTTGGACCGCCACAAGGCCATCGCCCGCTGGACCTATCCCCTCTGGCTGTATGTTTCCGTCACCGGGGTGGTGATCTACTTCATGCTGTACCGGCTGTATCGGTGAGCAGCATTCCGTGCTCGGTACTCAGTACCCAGTTTCACTATGTCAACGGTCAGGCTGAAGATCGATATTTCCGGCACCGCCGGGAACGACGCATGGCGTCGGATCAAGCATTTCGATGAGATCCAAAGCGCTGCCTTCGGGCCGGAGTACGGCTCAAGCGGCGAGTGCAGGCATCCGGCTGGGACATTGCATCCAAAAGGCGAATGGCGCGGCGCCTTGATCCGCCTGCAAACCCCACTGCTGGCGCAGTATGCGGTCTCGCACTACCTGCAACAGCCTGGGGTCCTGGACGCCGACGTGGAGTAGTCCCAAAGAGGAAGTCGTTTGGAAACATCGAGCACACCAGCAACGGACACCAAGAAGCACGGGCACATGTCGACCCGCACCAAG from Terriglobales bacterium carries:
- a CDS encoding ABC transporter permease encodes the protein MAHSTTIPAQEAAQKRAGAPAGGSGWLLPSASLWWREIVRFYRQRSRVIGVILSPLLFWLVIGSGFGTSFRSQDGAGHYLEYFFPGALTMIVLFTSIFAMMSVIEDRKEGFLLSVLVAPISRTVIVLGKVLGGTTLAALQGLIFLIFAPFIGVHLGLAQFGLVVVITLLLSFALTALGFAIAWKMDSTQGFHAIVNLLLIPLWLLSGALFPLSGASGWIRVVMRANPLTYGNEGIRAVLFPGSSAAEFPVATCLWVLLGFSVAVFSVAFFLANRRSTKPAA
- a CDS encoding DUF420 domain-containing protein, with the protein product MPDYAIFPALNAGLNATSAVLITTGIGLIRAGRRTAHRGVMIAAVVSSTFFLASYLYYHYHVGSVRFTGQGWIRPLYFAILFTHTVLAATVVPLVIVTLARALGGRLDRHKAIARWTYPLWLYVSVTGVVIYFMLYRLYR